In a genomic window of Flavobacterium lipolyticum:
- a CDS encoding GH92 family glycosyl hydrolase, translating to MKIKSLLFLGLLQCFGFVNAQIKAIDAVEYVNPLMGTQSLHSLSNGNTYPAICRPWGMNFWTPQTGKMGDGWAYIYTAEKIRGFKQTHQPSPWMNDYGQFSIMPVTGKLAFTEDERASWFSHKAEVSKPYYYSVYLADYDVTTEITTTERAAHFQITFPENEQSSIVIDAFDKGSYIKIIPSENKIIGYTTRNSGGVHENFKNYFVLQFDKPFATTAAWHGKVLEKDKLELKDNHVGAVIGFKTKKGEIVNVKVSSSFISFEQAELNLKNELGTASFTETVAQSKQEWNKVLGKLNAEGGSEEQLKTFYSCLYRTVCFPQKQYEINAKGETVHYSPYNGKVLPGYSFAGTGFWDTFRALYPLLNLVYPSINKEMQEGLINDYKEGGFLPEWSSPGFRDVMVGNNSASVVSDAYMKGLRGYDINKLYEALVHGANNEGLLEAVGRKGVSYYNTLGYVPYDVKINENAARTLEYAYDDFTIWKLAKALNRPKKEIDLFEKRMMNYKNLYNPEIGWMSGRNKDGSFPKNFNPLKWGDAFTEGNALHYSWSVFHDVQGLIGLMGGEKKFTAKLDAVFTTPPVFDDSYYGAVIHEIREMQIMNMGQYAHGNQPIQHMIYLYNYAGEPWKTQYWSREVMNRLYKPTPDGYCGDEDNGQTSAWYIFSAMGFYPVCPGTDEYVLGAPLFKKITLELENGKHLVINAPNNSADNKYVQELKWNNTTHTKNFINHFEVLKGGEFNFDMSSKPNLQRGTSSSAYPYSYSTSK from the coding sequence ATGAAAATAAAGAGTTTACTTTTTTTAGGACTATTGCAATGCTTCGGTTTTGTTAATGCACAGATCAAAGCGATAGATGCTGTAGAGTATGTAAATCCATTAATGGGAACACAGTCCTTGCACAGTCTTTCGAATGGAAATACGTATCCGGCGATTTGCAGACCTTGGGGAATGAATTTCTGGACACCACAAACCGGAAAAATGGGTGACGGTTGGGCTTATATTTACACTGCCGAGAAGATCAGAGGATTCAAACAAACCCATCAACCTTCACCCTGGATGAACGATTACGGACAGTTTTCGATCATGCCGGTAACCGGTAAATTGGCTTTTACCGAAGACGAAAGAGCAAGCTGGTTCAGTCACAAAGCAGAGGTTTCAAAGCCGTATTATTACAGCGTTTACCTGGCCGATTACGATGTAACCACAGAAATCACCACTACCGAAAGAGCGGCACATTTTCAGATCACCTTTCCGGAAAACGAACAGTCTTCTATCGTAATCGATGCTTTTGACAAAGGATCTTACATCAAAATAATTCCGTCCGAAAATAAAATTATCGGTTATACCACCCGCAATAGTGGTGGAGTTCATGAGAATTTCAAAAACTATTTTGTACTGCAATTCGATAAGCCTTTTGCGACTACTGCTGCCTGGCACGGGAAAGTTTTAGAAAAAGACAAACTCGAATTAAAAGACAATCATGTAGGTGCTGTTATTGGATTTAAAACTAAAAAGGGAGAAATCGTAAACGTAAAAGTTTCCTCTTCATTTATTAGTTTCGAACAAGCCGAATTGAATTTAAAGAACGAATTAGGTACAGCATCATTTACCGAAACCGTAGCACAATCCAAACAGGAATGGAATAAAGTTTTAGGAAAATTAAATGCCGAAGGCGGAAGCGAAGAACAATTAAAAACGTTTTACTCCTGCTTGTACCGCACCGTTTGTTTTCCGCAAAAACAGTATGAGATTAATGCAAAAGGAGAAACGGTGCACTACAGCCCGTATAATGGTAAAGTATTACCAGGTTATAGTTTTGCAGGAACAGGTTTTTGGGATACTTTCCGGGCCTTGTATCCTTTGTTGAATTTAGTTTATCCTTCGATTAATAAAGAAATGCAGGAAGGATTAATCAACGATTATAAAGAAGGAGGCTTTTTGCCGGAATGGTCAAGCCCGGGATTCCGCGACGTGATGGTAGGAAACAACTCGGCCTCGGTAGTTTCAGATGCTTATATGAAAGGATTACGCGGTTATGACATCAACAAACTGTACGAAGCCCTAGTACACGGAGCCAATAACGAAGGTCTCTTAGAAGCAGTAGGACGAAAAGGAGTATCCTATTACAATACTTTAGGATACGTTCCTTATGATGTGAAAATTAACGAAAATGCGGCAAGAACCTTAGAATATGCCTACGATGATTTTACGATTTGGAAATTAGCGAAAGCATTAAATCGTCCGAAAAAAGAAATCGATTTGTTTGAAAAAAGAATGATGAATTATAAGAATCTTTATAATCCTGAAATCGGATGGATGAGCGGTAGAAATAAAGATGGAAGTTTCCCGAAAAATTTTAATCCGCTTAAATGGGGAGATGCTTTTACAGAAGGAAATGCTTTGCATTACAGCTGGAGTGTATTTCATGATGTACAAGGCTTGATTGGTTTAATGGGAGGGGAGAAAAAATTCACTGCTAAATTAGACGCTGTTTTTACAACACCTCCGGTTTTTGATGACAGTTATTACGGAGCGGTTATTCATGAAATTCGCGAAATGCAAATTATGAATATGGGACAATATGCCCACGGTAATCAGCCGATTCAGCACATGATTTATTTGTACAACTATGCCGGAGAGCCTTGGAAAACGCAATATTGGTCAAGAGAAGTGATGAACCGTTTGTACAAACCCACTCCGGATGGTTATTGCGGAGATGAGGATAACGGACAAACCTCTGCCTGGTATATTTTCTCGGCTATGGGATTCTACCCGGTTTGCCCGGGAACCGACGAGTATGTACTTGGAGCGCCTTTGTTCAAGAAAATTACGCTGGAACTCGAAAACGGAAAACATTTGGTCATCAATGCTCCAAACAATTCAGCTGACAACAAATACGTTCAGGAATTAAAATGGAACAACACCACCCATACCAAAAACTTCATCAACCATTTTGAAGTATTAAAAGGAGGGGAATTCAATTTCGACATGAGCAGTAAACCCAATTTACAAAGAGGAACTTCTTCAAGTGCCTATCCATATTCTTATTCAACTTCAAAATAA
- a CDS encoding glycoside hydrolase family 125 protein, producing MQSRRKFIKNTGIFSAGLLALQTDVFGMQSDVFNFALKDFITKRPPLAERKFTSRAIEAAIVRIKKQIANPELAWLFENCFPNTLDTTVDFEIIDGKPDTYVITGDIDAMWLRDSTAQIWPYIPFVKEDKKLAELVKGVINRQTKCILLDPYANAFYKDFAQVSEWKNDMTKMQPGIHERKWEIDSLCYPIRLAHGYWKETGDISLFDSKWKEAMLLVLQTFKEQQRMHDKGPYNFQRVTAWATDGVPLSGYGYPVKPCGLIVSTFRPSDDSTLFGYLIPSNMFAIEVLGYLIEIFSLPALKDDDLVAKAKELRGQVQKGLEENGIIEHPKFGKIIAFEVNGYGSFHMMDDANVPSLLSLPYLGAIAPDSPLYLNTRKVVLSENNPFFYKGKAGEGIGGPHTGTDTIWPMSIVLRAITSVDEQEIKQCISNLIKTNADTGFMHESFHKDDVAKFTRKWFAWANTLFGEMIVHTSIHYPQILKDKNI from the coding sequence ATGCAGTCACGTAGAAAATTTATAAAAAATACAGGGATTTTTTCAGCAGGATTATTGGCGCTTCAAACGGATGTTTTCGGAATGCAATCGGATGTATTCAATTTTGCACTAAAAGATTTTATTACCAAAAGACCTCCGTTGGCAGAACGAAAATTTACCAGTAGAGCAATTGAAGCTGCCATTGTAAGAATCAAAAAACAAATTGCGAATCCGGAACTTGCCTGGTTGTTTGAAAACTGTTTTCCGAACACCTTAGATACCACTGTCGATTTTGAAATTATCGACGGAAAACCGGATACTTATGTCATTACAGGAGATATCGATGCCATGTGGCTGCGTGACAGTACAGCGCAGATCTGGCCTTATATTCCATTTGTAAAAGAAGATAAAAAACTAGCAGAACTGGTAAAAGGAGTAATCAATCGTCAGACCAAATGCATTTTGCTAGATCCGTATGCAAACGCTTTCTACAAAGATTTTGCGCAAGTGAGTGAGTGGAAAAACGACATGACCAAGATGCAGCCCGGTATTCACGAACGCAAATGGGAGATCGACAGTTTGTGTTACCCCATACGACTGGCACACGGTTATTGGAAGGAAACAGGAGATATCAGTTTGTTCGACAGCAAGTGGAAAGAAGCGATGCTTTTGGTATTGCAGACTTTCAAAGAGCAGCAGAGAATGCACGATAAAGGACCTTACAATTTCCAACGGGTTACAGCCTGGGCGACAGACGGAGTACCTTTAAGCGGTTACGGATATCCGGTAAAACCATGCGGATTAATTGTTTCGACTTTCAGACCTAGTGACGACAGTACGCTGTTTGGTTATTTAATTCCGAGTAATATGTTCGCGATCGAAGTATTGGGGTATCTGATCGAAATTTTCTCTTTACCGGCTTTAAAAGACGATGATTTGGTGGCAAAAGCCAAAGAATTGCGTGGACAGGTTCAAAAAGGACTGGAAGAAAACGGAATCATCGAACATCCTAAGTTCGGAAAAATCATAGCTTTTGAAGTTAACGGTTATGGCAGTTTCCACATGATGGACGATGCGAATGTTCCTTCTTTATTGTCTTTGCCGTATTTAGGCGCGATAGCACCCGACAGTCCATTGTATCTGAATACCCGAAAAGTGGTACTCTCAGAAAACAATCCTTTTTTCTACAAAGGAAAAGCAGGAGAGGGGATTGGCGGTCCGCATACCGGGACAGATACCATTTGGCCAATGAGTATCGTTTTGAGAGCCATTACCAGCGTAGACGAGCAGGAAATTAAACAATGCATCAGCAACCTGATCAAAACAAATGCCGATACCGGTTTCATGCACGAGTCATTCCATAAAGACGATGTAGCCAAATTTACCCGAAAATGGTTTGCATGGGCCAATACCCTATTTGGAGAAATGATTGTACATACCAGCATTCATTATCCTCAAATTTTAAAAGATAAAAACATTTAA
- a CDS encoding ROK family protein, translated as MLKKIKLNFSNPHIGSNPKYKRMNKEYAVGLDIGGTHITAAIIDIVDMKVIDFSLHKESFDSNLPVAEVMTIWEKAIRTAIENSKVENTTGLAVCMPGPFDYTNGVCWIKGQSKYEHFYGLNVRDLFQNQLKLSGDFPILFENDAVCFGKGEVFKDAENLSKKVMAITLGTGLGACFIDKGESISTGDLVPKDGEIYDLPYQDGIAEDYVSARGLIAGYFALSGKKINNGLELFNLAKAEDKVAIEVFEKMGEDLAAIVIPWLEKFDADSFIIGGKIANASEFFLPIFNKKIKEAGSTINVAVSTDNEKAALLGATSLLYTA; from the coding sequence ATGTTGAAAAAAATAAAACTAAATTTTTCTAATCCGCATATTGGTTCAAATCCAAAATACAAAAGAATGAATAAAGAATATGCCGTTGGATTAGACATTGGAGGTACACATATCACCGCAGCGATTATTGATATAGTAGACATGAAGGTGATCGATTTTTCACTGCACAAAGAATCTTTCGATTCGAATTTGCCTGTAGCAGAAGTAATGACCATCTGGGAAAAAGCAATTCGCACCGCGATCGAAAACTCAAAAGTTGAAAATACCACAGGATTGGCTGTTTGCATGCCAGGTCCGTTTGACTATACGAATGGTGTTTGCTGGATAAAAGGGCAATCAAAATACGAGCATTTTTATGGACTTAATGTTCGCGATCTGTTTCAGAATCAATTGAAGCTGTCGGGTGATTTTCCTATATTGTTTGAAAATGATGCCGTTTGTTTTGGTAAAGGAGAAGTATTTAAAGATGCTGAAAATCTTTCTAAAAAAGTAATGGCTATCACATTAGGGACAGGGCTTGGAGCTTGTTTTATAGACAAAGGCGAATCGATTAGTACGGGCGATTTAGTACCAAAAGACGGAGAAATATACGATCTGCCTTATCAAGACGGAATTGCCGAAGATTATGTTTCCGCACGTGGACTTATAGCCGGTTATTTTGCTTTAAGCGGAAAAAAAATAAACAACGGATTGGAGCTTTTTAATTTGGCCAAAGCCGAAGATAAAGTCGCGATAGAAGTGTTTGAAAAAATGGGAGAAGATTTAGCCGCGATTGTTATTCCATGGTTGGAAAAATTCGATGCGGATAGTTTCATCATTGGTGGAAAAATTGCCAACGCAAGTGAATTTTTTCTACCAATTTTCAACAAAAAGATAAAAGAAGCTGGAAGCACTATCAATGTTGCTGTTTCTACAGACAACGAAAAAGCAGCTTTATTAGGCGCAACAAGTTTGCTTTATACAGCATAG
- a CDS encoding isoaspartyl peptidase/L-asparaginase family protein, giving the protein MTNSNRRNFIKTAAIASVAVALQSFQSNSEEEEKNIVSKKGKKPIVLSTWRFGIQANEAAWEVLKNKGTALDAVEAGVKIPEADPKERSVGYGGRPDRDGRVTLDACIMDENANIGSVAALEYIKHPISVARAVMEKTPHVMLVGDGALQFAVAQGFKKENLLTEESEKEWKEWLKDSKYKPIANIENHDTIGMIALDANGNLSGACTTSGMAFKMHGRVGDSPIIGAGLYVDNEIGAATATGHGEEVIRISGCHLVVELMRQGKSPQKACEEAVARIVKLTKNRNKDLKDIQVGFIALNKAGEYGSYCIQGGFNYAVYDDTGNRLIDADFFLK; this is encoded by the coding sequence ATGACAAATTCAAATCGCAGGAATTTTATTAAAACGGCAGCTATTGCTTCAGTAGCGGTAGCCTTGCAATCTTTTCAATCCAATTCGGAAGAAGAAGAGAAAAACATAGTTTCTAAAAAAGGAAAAAAGCCCATTGTGCTTTCTACCTGGAGATTTGGAATTCAGGCCAATGAAGCTGCCTGGGAAGTTTTAAAAAACAAAGGAACTGCTTTAGACGCTGTCGAAGCCGGAGTTAAAATTCCGGAAGCCGATCCTAAAGAAAGAAGTGTAGGCTACGGCGGACGCCCGGACCGAGATGGCCGTGTAACATTAGATGCCTGTATTATGGATGAAAACGCTAATATAGGATCAGTTGCTGCTTTAGAATACATCAAACATCCCATATCGGTTGCGAGAGCAGTCATGGAAAAAACACCTCATGTGATGCTGGTAGGCGATGGAGCCCTGCAATTTGCGGTAGCACAGGGTTTCAAAAAAGAAAATCTGCTGACAGAGGAATCTGAAAAAGAATGGAAAGAATGGCTCAAAGACAGCAAATACAAACCCATTGCCAATATTGAGAATCATGACACCATTGGAATGATTGCTTTGGATGCCAATGGTAATCTTTCCGGAGCCTGTACGACAAGCGGAATGGCATTTAAAATGCACGGACGTGTTGGCGATTCCCCAATTATCGGAGCCGGTTTATATGTCGACAATGAAATAGGAGCCGCAACCGCTACCGGACATGGAGAAGAAGTCATCCGGATTTCGGGCTGTCATCTTGTGGTGGAATTAATGCGACAAGGTAAATCACCTCAAAAAGCCTGCGAAGAAGCCGTTGCACGAATTGTGAAATTAACCAAAAACAGAAACAAAGATTTAAAAGACATTCAGGTAGGTTTTATTGCCCTGAACAAAGCCGGAGAATATGGTTCGTATTGCATTCAGGGAGGTTTTAACTACGCCGTTTACGACGACACCGGAAACCGTTTAATCGATGCCGATTTTTTTCTGAAGTAG
- a CDS encoding DUF4494 domain-containing protein, whose product MSATWYECKVKYRKTDETGGQKVLTEPYLVDALSYTEAERRINEEMSAYISEEFKITNIKVANYAEIHPFENTDRWFKSKVSLLAYDEESGKERKSNMYMLVQANDVREAYDNTLHVMQSTMGEYSIPAVSESPIMDVFPYFSGEEGETEQLERFNRLKASKPAQAAAEVVDHMEFETALEE is encoded by the coding sequence ATGAGCGCAACTTGGTACGAATGCAAGGTAAAATATAGAAAAACGGACGAAACCGGAGGGCAAAAAGTTTTAACAGAGCCTTACTTGGTAGATGCTTTGTCTTATACAGAAGCTGAAAGAAGAATTAATGAAGAGATGTCGGCTTATATCAGTGAGGAATTCAAAATCACCAATATAAAAGTGGCTAATTACGCCGAAATTCACCCTTTTGAAAATACAGACCGTTGGTTTAAATCCAAAGTCTCTTTATTGGCTTATGATGAAGAAAGCGGTAAAGAAAGAAAGTCAAATATGTACATGCTGGTTCAGGCCAATGATGTGAGAGAGGCTTACGACAACACGCTGCATGTAATGCAAAGCACCATGGGAGAATATTCTATCCCGGCCGTTTCTGAGTCCCCTATTATGGATGTTTTTCCTTATTTCAGTGGAGAAGAAGGAGAAACGGAGCAATTGGAAAGATTTAATAGACTAAAAGCATCTAAACCTGCACAAGCAGCTGCGGAGGTTGTTGACCATATGGAGTTTGAAACTGCATTAGAGGAATAG
- a CDS encoding S24 family peptidase, which yields MIVNRILQIIEYKGINRRKFYIETGLSNGFLDKVKDVGASKIEQILRIYPEINPEWLLTGKGHMLENAAFFEYEWGIKMSEIEEPSTVYEVTTTKTLKKQFVPVYDVETADGMVSLFKESEEKPIDYVSVPNLPKCDGAIYVSGDRMYPFLKSGDLIIYKKMSSRIEHIIWGEMYLVSVVTDEPEEFLLIRWVQKSDKGEEWIKLVSENSRYESKDVLLKNIEGLALIKATIRINSNF from the coding sequence ATGATCGTAAATAGAATCTTACAAATTATTGAATATAAAGGAATTAATAGAAGAAAATTTTATATCGAAACGGGGCTTTCTAACGGCTTTTTGGATAAGGTTAAAGATGTTGGTGCCTCAAAAATAGAGCAGATACTTCGCATTTATCCTGAAATTAATCCGGAGTGGCTCCTGACAGGAAAAGGGCATATGCTTGAAAATGCTGCCTTTTTTGAGTATGAATGGGGAATTAAAATGAGTGAAATTGAAGAACCTTCTACTGTTTACGAAGTCACCACTACAAAAACACTTAAGAAGCAGTTTGTACCGGTCTATGATGTTGAAACTGCTGACGGAATGGTTTCCCTGTTTAAAGAATCTGAGGAAAAACCAATTGACTATGTCTCTGTTCCAAACTTACCCAAATGCGATGGCGCTATTTATGTAAGTGGAGATCGCATGTATCCTTTTTTAAAGAGCGGTGATCTGATCATTTATAAGAAAATGAGCAGCAGAATCGAACATATTATTTGGGGAGAAATGTATTTGGTTTCTGTAGTAACCGATGAACCGGAAGAATTTCTCCTGATCCGATGGGTACAAAAATCAGACAAAGGAGAGGAATGGATTAAACTGGTCAGTGAAAACAGTCGATACGAATCGAAGGATGTTCTCCTTAAAAATATTGAAGGATTAGCTTTAATAAAAGCGACAATTCGGATCAATTCAAACTTTTAA
- a CDS encoding outer membrane beta-barrel protein → MKKIITLLFAINSFVVFAQEIVKNEWVDSSKVEILQEIKIIKNKRKAGIYKLHLPKEILKNENMGKTLRRVENITLDNSKTVYFKGKKIKNYIYNDKVITQEEFFKLLSENIVSFQIVENYFNLSNGETELVIKVKDNNGNVDNIKGTVDGTLGLLQEFNFLGLNLFYKKNKFSTILNVSNLKNVSDNSSEEMFNDKTLNYSNHRVLYQSNFSMLTIFEIDKSSSLSLRNKYSIVDENRRSIFPDLSEASYFFLIRDYSTNLRYEKKTENNLEYKLNLDYVSNNNKIENKSNKSNQKFTEWTFSSSISKSIDKLYIQSALVLTDRNYVFDNVTNRSEVKQNIVTPFVSFSYDLNPNNSVSFGNRFQFSRDKVNSEAVFDHNFYLPNFTYFSKFDSIVDLEFNYKRYVVRPSIRSISNFTYQDFNNNSVVNPSYIEPEINNSFSLDLVRNIKKVDVTLNFGYLTSSNNISIVNELNDYKMISKNTNLDSYSSSSVGTSVSFKFYKESRFNLNYSYTKLKMKKENEMYEGFVNYLDLSVSGNIDKSTMYSINSYYIDRFYDFNLYRSVKPDISFSVSRNFLKDRLNINLEYRNILNTDANRMLRFTNNTNYYVLDNRNTSHMILVNASYNFGKTFKVNRKYIRNISSDMKL, encoded by the coding sequence ATGAAAAAAATAATTACGCTATTGTTCGCTATAAATTCATTTGTTGTTTTCGCTCAGGAAATAGTTAAAAATGAATGGGTCGACTCCTCAAAAGTGGAAATCCTTCAAGAGATAAAAATTATTAAAAATAAGAGAAAAGCTGGTATCTATAAACTTCATTTGCCCAAAGAAATTTTGAAAAATGAAAACATGGGTAAAACGTTGCGACGCGTTGAGAATATTACTTTGGATAATAGCAAGACAGTTTATTTTAAAGGCAAAAAAATCAAAAACTATATTTATAACGACAAAGTAATCACTCAGGAAGAATTTTTTAAGCTATTATCTGAGAACATTGTTTCCTTTCAGATTGTTGAGAATTATTTTAATTTGTCCAATGGCGAGACCGAACTTGTTATAAAAGTAAAGGACAATAATGGTAATGTTGATAATATAAAAGGTACAGTTGATGGAACGCTGGGGCTCTTGCAGGAGTTCAATTTTTTAGGGTTGAATCTGTTTTATAAAAAAAATAAATTTTCGACAATTCTGAATGTTTCTAATCTTAAAAATGTTTCCGATAACAGTTCAGAAGAAATGTTCAATGATAAAACTTTAAACTATTCCAATCATAGGGTTTTGTATCAGTCAAATTTTTCAATGCTTACTATTTTTGAGATCGATAAATCAAGCAGTCTTTCACTGCGAAACAAATACTCCATAGTAGATGAAAACAGAAGGAGTATTTTTCCGGATTTATCAGAGGCGTCTTATTTTTTTCTTATTCGGGATTATAGCACAAATTTAAGGTACGAGAAGAAGACAGAAAATAATTTAGAGTATAAACTCAATTTAGATTATGTAAGTAATAATAATAAAATTGAAAATAAGTCTAATAAGTCGAATCAAAAATTTACAGAATGGACGTTTAGTTCTTCGATCTCAAAGTCAATTGATAAACTTTATATTCAATCGGCATTGGTATTGACCGATCGCAATTATGTTTTTGACAATGTGACAAACAGGAGTGAGGTGAAGCAAAATATTGTTACCCCTTTTGTCAGTTTTAGTTATGATTTAAACCCTAATAATTCAGTATCATTTGGCAACAGATTTCAGTTCTCTCGAGATAAAGTAAACAGTGAAGCTGTTTTTGATCATAATTTTTACCTGCCAAATTTTACTTATTTTTCGAAATTTGATTCGATAGTAGATTTGGAGTTCAATTATAAGCGGTACGTTGTCAGGCCAAGTATAAGATCAATTTCTAATTTTACGTATCAGGATTTTAATAATAATTCAGTTGTCAATCCTTCTTACATAGAGCCGGAAATTAATAATTCTTTTTCTCTCGATTTGGTCAGGAATATAAAGAAAGTAGATGTAACTCTAAACTTCGGCTACTTAACATCGTCTAACAATATTTCTATTGTTAATGAACTAAATGACTACAAAATGATCTCTAAAAATACAAATCTCGATTCTTATAGTAGTAGTTCTGTTGGTACTTCAGTCTCATTTAAATTTTATAAAGAATCCAGATTTAATTTGAACTATAGTTATACCAAATTAAAAATGAAGAAGGAGAATGAGATGTATGAAGGGTTTGTAAATTATCTTGATTTATCGGTTAGCGGGAATATAGATAAAAGCACCATGTATTCGATCAACTCTTATTATATTGACAGGTTTTACGATTTTAATTTGTATCGTTCAGTGAAACCTGATATCTCATTTAGTGTATCCCGAAATTTCTTAAAAGACAGATTAAATATCAATCTGGAGTATAGAAATATTTTGAATACTGATGCAAACAGAATGTTGCGATTTACAAATAATACCAATTATTATGTGTTAGACAACAGAAATACATCTCATATGATTTTAGTAAATGCATCCTATAATTTCGGAAAAACATTTAAAGTAAATCGCAAATACATTCGGAATATTAGCTCGGATATGAAGCTGTAA
- a CDS encoding exopolyphosphatase, with protein MLKKHSPQVLIFILFSLFFSISSLAQKNIYAGIEIGRRTIKVSVLDVSNIKKADYKIIYYSNDEGLSFAKHITATGELTQEDINKAGLIVFTQLTKIRAQFKIPEENIFLVASSVFGSARNVDALKNKISTLTNKELDIINVDEEAKILVKGSIPPVDYANALHLDIGAASTKGGYIDELQDGKLEFIPLELDFGTMSLTDAVKKTVANQSQASDMSVYQEKSFDFNPIVRKKIKDMLDANPLLLKKEKIYLSGGAVWAFTTLYYNENTKDHYLPIKLEDVIDYDAVLKNNFNKFNTLAKTNTEAARVLNIYDQKYLISANNILQACVESIPNLEKKKIYFVKEGPITWLISYIADRSKKVNTNF; from the coding sequence ATGCTTAAAAAACACAGCCCCCAAGTTCTAATTTTTATACTTTTCAGTTTATTTTTCTCCATTAGTTCTCTTGCTCAAAAAAATATTTACGCCGGAATTGAAATCGGCCGCAGAACGATAAAAGTTTCTGTTCTCGATGTCAGTAATATTAAAAAAGCAGATTACAAAATTATCTATTATTCAAATGACGAAGGTCTGAGTTTCGCCAAACATATCACTGCTACTGGTGAACTTACTCAGGAAGATATCAATAAAGCAGGTCTTATCGTTTTTACTCAATTGACTAAAATAAGAGCACAATTTAAGATTCCGGAAGAAAATATCTTTTTAGTGGCTTCTTCTGTTTTTGGATCTGCTCGTAATGTTGATGCTTTAAAAAATAAGATCAGCACGCTAACCAACAAAGAGCTTGATATTATCAATGTTGATGAGGAAGCTAAAATACTAGTTAAAGGTTCTATACCACCTGTTGATTATGCTAACGCTCTGCATCTTGATATTGGTGCTGCAAGTACTAAAGGTGGATACATTGATGAACTTCAGGATGGTAAATTAGAGTTTATTCCTTTAGAACTTGATTTTGGTACGATGTCACTTACTGATGCCGTAAAAAAAACGGTTGCAAACCAAAGCCAAGCCAGCGACATGTCTGTATATCAGGAAAAATCTTTTGATTTTAATCCGATTGTTCGTAAAAAGATAAAGGATATGCTTGATGCAAATCCGCTTTTATTAAAAAAGGAAAAAATCTATCTGTCCGGTGGAGCTGTATGGGCTTTTACAACATTGTATTACAATGAGAATACGAAAGACCATTATCTGCCAATAAAACTGGAAGATGTTATCGATTACGATGCGGTTCTAAAGAATAATTTCAACAAGTTTAACACCCTTGCTAAAACCAACACCGAAGCTGCAAGAGTATTAAACATATACGACCAGAAATACCTTATTTCGGCAAATAACATACTACAGGCCTGCGTAGAGAGTATTCCTAATTTAGAGAAGAAAAAAATATATTTTGTAAAAGAAGGCCCAATAACCTGGTTGATCTCTTACATTGCAGACCGTTCTAAAAAGGTAAATACCAATTTTTAA
- a CDS encoding class I SAM-dependent methyltransferase: MKQNIYDDIDFFENYGKMPRSIEGLNAAGEWHVLKNMLPDFRGKNVLDLGCGYGWHCIYAKEQGAEHVIGVDLSKKMIDKAKENSKGLSIEYDQKPIEDIEFENEHFDIIFSSLTFHYIQDLEALFGKINQYLKRGGSFVFSMEHPVFTAKAEQDWYKDENENRLHWPVDHYQNEGVRQTNFLGHKVVKYHRTVAGILNAVVNSGFNITQISEPKPSEEIIEKYPEMTDELRRPIFIMIAACKS; this comes from the coding sequence ATGAAACAAAATATTTATGATGATATTGATTTTTTTGAGAACTATGGTAAAATGCCACGTTCGATAGAAGGTCTAAACGCAGCAGGAGAGTGGCATGTTTTAAAAAATATGCTGCCTGATTTTCGGGGCAAAAATGTTCTGGATCTGGGTTGCGGTTATGGCTGGCATTGTATTTACGCAAAAGAACAAGGAGCAGAGCATGTAATTGGAGTTGATTTATCAAAAAAAATGATTGATAAAGCAAAGGAAAATTCGAAAGGATTATCAATAGAATATGATCAAAAACCAATTGAAGATATTGAATTTGAAAACGAGCACTTTGATATTATTTTCAGTTCGCTTACGTTTCATTACATACAAGATTTGGAGGCTCTTTTCGGTAAAATAAACCAATATTTAAAGAGAGGAGGGAGCTTCGTTTTCTCTATGGAACACCCTGTTTTTACGGCAAAAGCGGAGCAGGATTGGTATAAAGATGAAAATGAAAACCGACTGCATTGGCCAGTTGACCATTACCAGAACGAAGGAGTGAGGCAAACCAATTTCTTAGGTCATAAAGTAGTGAAATACCATCGAACTGTAGCAGGTATTCTAAATGCCGTAGTTAACTCAGGGTTTAACATCACACAAATATCCGAGCCTAAGCCGTCAGAAGAAATCATTGAAAAATATCCGGAAATGACAGACGAATTAAGAAGGCCTATTTTTATTATGATTGCTGCTTGTAAATCATAA